In Humulus lupulus chromosome 6, drHumLupu1.1, whole genome shotgun sequence, a single genomic region encodes these proteins:
- the LOC133782780 gene encoding pentatricopeptide repeat-containing protein At4g39530-like produces MKLWVQVHGMRIFCSENDWPLTCFQGMLLPIFHTRIPTLNSPSLVWLKSWSSAALSLMESNTRNELANEARSSPSRPREGLSREPGRLTGTRHSLERIEKKVRKRHAKLISHERLRRFSMLLRTCASKGSLSHGKAIHGQVIKCGMDPDSHVWVSLVNVYAKCGDMMYARQVLAEMPERDVVSWTALMQGFVAEGYGIDGVLLLSEMKKDGIRPNEFTLATCLKACSLCLDLDFGKQLHSEAVKAGYVSDLFVGSSLVDLYAKCGVMELADSVLFCMPEQNAISWNALLSGYAEKGDSQEVLKLFCRMRQLKNVLNNYILSAVLRGCTKAGNLRQGQVLHSLVLKLGCELDEFLGCSLVDMYSKCGLATDALNVFMRIKNPDIVACSAMITCLGQQRQWQEAAHLFRLMRCIGILGNHFSFSSILSSATDMGDLRYGESIHACVWKSAFQYDLTVSNALITMYAKNGCVQDAIRIFEAIKDCDLVSWNALLSGFHDYENCNLGPIIFRQMLVEGFKPNMYTFISILRSCSSLLDVGLGKQIHAHSIKNSLHDNAFIGTTLIDMYGKTRCLEDANLAFSRLTNRDLLTWTTIITGYAQTGQAENAVSLFNQMRREGVRPNGFTLASCLSSCAHIATLEHGWQLHALAFKGGHTEDCFVSSALVDMYAKCGCIDYAETVFEGLVSRDTVSWNTMICGYSQHGQGGRGLKAYRKMLDEGTMPDETTFIGVFSACSHLGLVIEGQEHFNSMIKDFDINPTIEHYACMIGILGRAGRFEEVESLIENMKLGPQAIIWETVLGACKLHGNLEYGKRAAEKLFELRPEMDSTYILLSNIFATKGLWDDVRNVRKLMGGQGVKKKPGSSWVEVNRQVHVFTSQDGSHPKIKEIHLKLEELDKKMESVGYIPQTENVLHKITEKEKREHLQHHSERLALAFALIYNVPVIFLPQVMLCFMNKHTCYCGRHRRKRRRKEFS; encoded by the exons ATGAAGCTTTGGGTTCAAGTTCATGGAATGCGAATTTTTTGCTCTGAAAATGATTGGCCCTTGACCTGTTTTCAAGGGATGTTGTTGCCTATCTTCCACACCCGCATTCCGACTCTTAATTCACCTTCCCTTGTTTGGTTAAAATCTTGGTCCAGTGCTGCACTTAGCCTGATGGAATCCAACACCAGAAATGAATTGGCTAATGAAGCTCGAAGCTCACCGAGTCGGCCTCGTGAAGGGTTAAGCAGAGAACCTGGTAGGTTAACTGGAACAAGGCATAGTTTAGAGAGAATTGAGAAGAAGGTAAGAAAAAGACATGCAAAACTTATTAGCCATGAGAGACTCAGAAGGTTTTCTATGTTGCTGCGCACATGTGCTTCAAAAGGATCTTTGAGTCATGGCAAAGCTATTCATGGGCAGGTGATAAAATGTGGGATGGACCCGGATTCTCATGTGTGGGTTTCGTTGGTTAATGTCTATGCAAAATGTGGGGATATGATGTACGCGCGGCAAGTGCTTGCTGAAATGCCAGAGCGTGATGTTGTGTCTTGGACTGCTTTGATGCAAGGGTTTGTAGCTGAAGGGTATGGAATTGATGGTGTTCTTCTCTTATCCGAGATGAAGAAGGACGGCATAAGACCAAATGAGTTCACTTTGGCCACTTGTTTGAAAGCCTGCTCTCTTTGCTTGGATCTAGATTTCGGGAAACAGTTGCATTCTGAAGCTGTTAAAGCTGGATATGTCTCGGATTTGTTTGTAGGATCCTCACTTGTTGACCTTTACGCAAAATGTGGCGTAATGGAACTTGCAGATAGTGTGTTATTTTGCATGCCCGAGCAGAATGCTATATCGTGGAACGCACTGCTTAGTGGATACGCTGAGAAAGGAGATTCGCAAGAGGTTTTGAAACTGTTCTGCAGAATGAGGCAATTAAAAAATGTGTTGAACAATTACATTTTGTCTGCCGTTCTAAGGGGGTGTACGAAAGCGGGAAACTTAAGACAAGGCCAGGTCTTGCATTCTCTGGTCTTAAAACTTGGGTGTGAACTTGATGAATTTCTGGGTTGCAGCCTTGTTGATATGTATTCGAAATGTGGGCTAGCAACAGATGCCTTAAATGTGTTCATGAGGATTAAAAATCCTGACATAGTAGCCTGTAGTGCAATGATTACTTGCCTTGGTCAGCAAAGGCAGTGGCAAGAAGCTGCTCATCTATTTCGTCTAATGAGATGTATAGGCATCCTGGGAAATCATTTTAGCTTCTCAAGTATTCTTAGTTCTGCCACTGATATGGGAGACCTGCGGTATGGTGAAAGCATCCATGCTTGTGTTTGGAAATCTGCATTTCAATACGATCTAACAGTCAGTAATGCTCTGATCACAATGTATGCTAAAAATGGATGTGTGCAAGATGCCATTCGGATATTTGAAGCTATAAAAGATTGTGACTTAGTTTCATGGAATGCTCTTTTATCCGGATTTCATGATTATGAAAATTGCAATCTTGGACCAATAATTTTCCGCCAGATGCTTGTTGAAGGTTTCAAGCCCAACATGTACACATTTATCAGCATCTTAAGGTCTTGTTCCAGCCTCTTGGATGTAGGTCTAGGGAAACAGATTCATGCCCATTCCATCAAAAACAGTCTTCATGACAATGCTTTCATTGGAACAACTCTCATTGATATGTATGGTAAAACTAGGTGCTTGGAAGATGCAAATTTAGCTTTTAGCAGACTTACTAATAGAGACCTCTTAACTTGGACAACCATTATTACTGGCTATGCACAAACTGGTCAAGCAGAAAATGCTGTTAGTCTCTTCAATCAGATGAGAAGAGAAGGTGTAAGGCCAAATGGATTCACTCTTGCTAGCTGTTTAAGTTCTTGCGCACATATAGCCACCCTGGAACATGGGTGGCAGCTCCACGCTTTGGCATTCAAGGGTGGGCACACAGAAGATTGTTTTGTTAGTAGTGCGCTAGTTGATATGTACGCAAAATGTGGATGCATAGATTATGCTGAGACTGTCTTCGAAGGCCTGGTTTCACGGGATACAGTCTCATGGAACACCATGATATGTGGATATTCCCAACATGGGCAAGGAGGGAGAGGTCTTAAAGCGTATAGGAAAATGCTTGATGAAGGTACCATGCCAGACGAGACCACCTTTATAGGTGTGTTTTCTGCTTGCAGCCACTTAGGTTTGGTTATAGAAGGGCAAGAGCACTTTAACTCCATGATCAAAGATTTTGACATTAATCCTACAATTGAGCATTATGCTTGTATGATTGGTATCCTTGGTCGGGCTGGAAGATTCGAAGAGGTTGAAAGCCTCATCGAGAACATGAAATTAGGTCCACAAGCCATAATTTGGGAGACTGTTCTTGGGGCTTGCAAGTTGCATGGAAATTTGGAGTATGGAAAAAGAGCTGCAGAAAAGCTTTTTGAGCTCAGACCAGAAATGGATTCTACCTATATTTTGCTATCTAATATTTTTGCTACCAAAGGTCTGTGGGATGATGTCAGAAATGTCAGAAAGTTAATGGGCGGTCAGGGGGTAAAGAAGAAACCTGGGAGTAGCTGGGTTGAGGTTAATAGACAAGTTCACGTGTTTACCTCTCAAGATGGTTCCCATCCTAAAATCAAAGAAATCCATTTGAAACTAGAGGAACTGGACAAGAAGATGGAGTCGGTAGGTTATATACCACAAACAGAAAATGTGCTTCATAAGATCACAGAAAAAGAGAAAAGGGAACATCTTCAACATCATAGTGAAAGATTGGCTCTCGCGTTTGCGCTGATATACA ATGTACCTGTCATTTTTCTCCCTCAAGTGATGCTATGCTTCATGAACAAGCACACCTGTTACTGTGGCAGGCACAggagaaaaaggagaagaaaagaatTCAGCTAA